The Chryseobacterium indicum genome includes a window with the following:
- a CDS encoding thioredoxin family protein, which yields MKKLSLIAFLGLSSIAFSQNTNTVRQEVKSGSEEKSLLVKTDQTELDAKKKAAEEKAKLPKPYDPKADAEKDIQNLIAKAKKEKKNIMIQAGGNWCIWCLRFNQYVQTTPELKKLVDDNYIYYHLNYSPENKNEKIFAKYGDPGTKFGYPVFIVLDQNGKMIHVQQSDVLEEGKGYSLEKVKEFFNVWSPRS from the coding sequence ATGAAAAAATTATCATTAATCGCATTTCTGGGTTTAAGTTCCATTGCTTTCTCCCAGAATACCAATACCGTAAGACAGGAAGTTAAAAGTGGTTCGGAAGAAAAATCGTTATTGGTAAAGACAGATCAGACCGAACTGGATGCCAAGAAAAAGGCAGCGGAAGAAAAAGCGAAGCTTCCAAAACCTTATGATCCGAAAGCAGATGCAGAAAAAGATATACAGAATCTGATTGCAAAAGCTAAAAAGGAAAAGAAAAACATCATGATTCAGGCGGGAGGAAACTGGTGCATCTGGTGTTTAAGATTCAATCAGTATGTACAGACTACGCCGGAACTGAAGAAATTAGTGGACGACAATTATATATATTATCACCTGAATTATTCTCCGGAAAACAAAAATGAAAAAATCTTTGCGAAGTACGGCGATCCGGGAACCAAATTCGGATATCCGGTTTTCATCGTTCTGGATCAGAATGGTAAAATGATCCACGTTCAGCAAAGCGATGTTTTAGAGGAAGGAAAAGGATACAGCCTTGAAAAAGTGAAAGAATTTTTCAATGTCTGGTCTCCAAGATCATAG